The genomic segment ACTAAATAGGCCTTGTAACGAAACTTGTTCAATCGATTGATGATTTTTATGGCATCTTCATCGATGTTGGCCCTGCGTATGGAATGGGTTTCTCGATAGTATCTCTTTCCCTCGGGGTACATCAAAAAGGAATCGACAGAGTCGGCTTTCTTTCTGAAAAGAGAAGTGAGAAATTTAAACATATTGGATTCATCCACTTTCCCCTGAAAAATGGCATGGGCAAGGAAAAAATTGGCGGAATAACGAACATTGGCAGAAACTTACGTCACAACCGCCTATGAAAGGCTCCAAATTGCACACTTACGTTGGCGAAAACGCCTACAAAAGTGGATTTCCCGAAGTCGGGAAAAAGTAAGCTTTGTCCTCATCCCAAACGATGAAAAAGCCTTCGTACAAATTGAAATTTCCGTCGGAATGCTTGGATTTTTATTCGGCCTTTCCCTCTCCCTAGTCCTCCTTTCCTTTGGCCTACTCTTATATTTTTCCTTTTTCTTTGACCGCAATCTCTCATTAGAGAAAAAAACGGAAACCCAACTCGTATCCTTTTTGTTCTATGACCTGCTCTCACAAGACCTAAAAGAATCTGTGGAAGAATTGGAATCCACAACCGAATCACTAAACCTACTTGCTTGGGAAGAAATTCCAGAAAAGGAAATGATCACCCAAGATTATCTACTCAAAGAAGAATTTAGAAAAGATGCAAGCGAACTCGACTCCAATCTTTTGTTGTTCCAACAAGTAGTTACCACCTACACTCAGTTTGGTGTTAAGTTAGGCAATCTGGTTCCCAATTTCCAAAATGCAATTGACTATCTTTCCATGAGAGAAAGTATTTTTTACTCTATGCCTAGGGGCCGACCGCTAAAGCCGGGTGTCGGTGTTGTGACTTCCACCTTCGGGTATAGAAGTGATCCCTTTGGAATTTTACCTGTGGGGGAATCTCATTCAGGGATTGACTTTGCTGCTGGGGAAGGAACTCCGATTTATGCCACAGGCCCTGGAATCATTGCCGTCGACACAGCAGTGGGTGGGCTTGGAAAATCAGTGCGAATCAATCATGAAAACGGCTTTTTTACTTTGTATGGACACTGCTCGCTCATTTTGGTAAATCCAGGAGACCGAGTCAAACGAGGGGATAAAATTGCCCTTGTGGGCCAAACAGGAAAGGCAACAGGAGCTCACGTCCACTATGAAGTACGAATTGGTCTCGATTCTCCACTAGATCCCGAAGAATACATCAACTTAGATTAACTAACGAAAGAAAGGATTTGGATTGATCAAAATGATCATTCTGATTTTTTAAATTTTAACAATGTTTAGGTGGGATTGGTTCGAACCCTTGTTTGTTGGTAATTCAGGGACAAAGGCCGAACCAGTTCGAAATATAAATTAAATTTAGAATTTTCCGATTAAATTAAAATCAACCGAATACACACCAGCACCACCCACTACGAGAGCGATAAGAAGTCCTGCTGCGAGAATATGAAACTCATATCCTTCTCCTTTTTGGTTTCCATTCCAGTTGATAAAAAATCCGTTTTGTCTATGAGCAAGCACTGCTGCACCGATCATAATGATGGCAATGGAAGCCGCAGCAAATTTAGTTAAAAAACCAACGAGAAGTAAAACAGATCCAAAAGATTCACCTAAGATGATGAGAACTGCCAAGATTCCAGGGAACTTCAGTTGCCCTGTAAAAAATCCGTAAGTTCCTTTGAATCCGTATCCACCAAACCAACCGAGTAGTTTTTGGGCACCGTGTGGGAAGATCACAACAAAAGCTGTGATGCGTAGGATGAGAGGGATAATATCCCCAGAAGTAGAAAATAGATAATCGAACATATGGTTCTCCTTAAATCAATAGAATATAGTTTAATATTAAACTATATTAAGTCAAACTATTTTATAATTTTTTATAGAATCATCCTAAACTAGTTTGAGATAACAAGAAAAATATCTGTTATAGCGGATATTTTTCTTGAAAAACTTTCAATTTTACCTCAAATAGAACCTAAATGGGTCTGACCGAGAAAAAATCGAACTTATCACTATTTTCCCTCGTTTGTATGGCCATTGGCCTCACTATCGGTGGAGGGATTTTTGTCCTAACAGGTGTTCTTGCGAGAGATCATGCTGCCCATTTGCCTTATTTTTACCTTTTGGCATCCCTTCCGATGTTCTTCATTATCTTTCCTGTGGCTGTTCTCGGACGGTATTTTCCGACAAACGGGGGTATCTATTTTTATCCGAGTCGTATGCTCTCTCCCCGTTTTGCGTTTCTGATCACTTGGATTTTTCTAAGCACTGCCAGTTTTGGACAAATTCCATTGTTCACTCTGGCTTGTTCTGATATCCTATTGCAAATATTTCCAGTCGGTTCCAAAGATCTTTGGGCTTTTGGTGTATTAACTATTTTTTTCCTTTTGAATGTATCGGGGATAAAACCAGTTCTTTTCGTACAGAATGCACTTGTATCAATTTTGGTTTTTCTACTTGGATATTCTATTTTTCGAATCGTGGATTTTCATCACTTAACTTACGTTAAAACGGATTCTCTTCCGGAAATTTTGCCTGGGTTAGAGATGATCTCTCTATTATGTTTTACCTATTTTGGATCCAATGCCATTATCGAACTTGGTAAAGAAACAGGAAAACCGAAACATTTGCTGAAAGCATTTTTATGGGCCTTCCCCATTGTTGTTCTTATTTATTTTAGTTTTAGTTTTGCCATTTCTTCTATTAGTCACGGGGACTTAACTCTTCCACCATCCGATTATCTTTTTAATTTGATTAGGAGTCGATTGACACCTGTTGAATTCAAATTGTTTCTTCTCGGTGGCCCCTTACTTGCCGTAGTCACTTCGTTAAATGGTATTTTCCTCATCCAAACAAAATCTTTGATTGGGCTTGTCCAAGATGGTTGGTTCCCACATTTAAAAAAAGAATCCCAAACCATTTCTTATACAAAAATTTTTACGATTCTTTACATCCTATCTGCATTAGGATTATTCCTGCGATGGAATTTGGAAACCTTGGCCACCTACTCTACTGTTGGTTGGTTTTTTGTCATCTTAGCACAACTGATCTCCATATTTCCCGCAAAACAGATCTTAAAAGAAAACGGATATTTCCCAAAACTATTTTTCAAAAACTCCTTCATACAAATCACGATTATTGGGATTACCTTAGCCACAATTTTAACAAGTATTCTTTTGTATCGATTGCACCAAGATGGGAAGCTACTCGGGCTTGTATTTGTCACAGGTTTCGGTATCATTTACTTGTATCTTATTTCTAAGTACAAGGGTTACAATCCTACAAAAGAAACAGAACTAAAAAGGGAAATACTAACATTATATTTAGAATCGGAGGATACAAATGACTAGAGTCAGTCTCACAGAATACGAGTCGTCACCTGAGGAAATCAAAAAGGAATACGACTACCAGATAAAAAAGAATGGAAGGATCACCAATATGAAAAGAACCCTCCTCCATTCCTTACCATCTTACAAAGCCTATATGGAATGGTATGTTTTAAAGGAGGAACTAGTTCCTTTTTTAGAAGAGAGACCCTTTACCATTTTTGCTCACGCACTCTCTGCGGAAACAGATTGCCTCATCTGTTCGACTTTTTTTAGAAAGATCATCTTTGATTGGGGAGAAAATCCTGACACCATCGAATTCAATGAATTAGAAAACTTACTCGTAGATTTTGCTAGAGAAATTGTCAAAAACTCAAATCAAGTTTCGGATTCTGTTTTTAACAGATTAAAACTAAAGTTTGATGAGAAACAAATTGTTCTCCTGACTGCCTTTGCGGGGATTATGATTGCCACAAATATTTTTAATAACGTATTAAAGATCCCATTAGACGAGATATTAAAACCATTCACAAAAAAAGGAGTTCATCACCATGGCTAAAGAATTTTCAAATCAAGTCGTTTTCATCACTGGAGCCGCACATGGACAAGGAAGGGAAACAGCCTTAGCATTTGCGAGAGAAGGTGCAAAGATTGCAGCCCTTGACATTGCCAAACCATTGGCTTACCCATCTTATGCATTAGGGACAAATGAAGAACTCATATCCTTAAAAAAGGAAATTGAATCTTTAGGATCCGAGGCAGTCATCTTAACTGCGGATATTCGAAACGCAAAAGAAGTGGAGTCAGCCGTTTCAGAAACTATTTCTAAATTTGGAAAGATTGATATTTTGTTCAATAACGCGGGGATATGTGCTTATGGGTATTCTCATGAACTAACAGAAGAAGCATGGGATAGTATGATTGACATCAATCTAAAAGGAGCTTGGGTTGTGGGAAAATTTGTAATCCCAGTGATGATCAAACAGAAATCCGGTGTCATCATCAATAATTCCTCCATAGCAGGACTTCGAGGTATGAATCGACTCTCCCATTATGCGGCTTCGAAATGGGGTCTTACCGGGCTCTCCAAGTCTTGGGCCATCGAACTCGCACAATATGGAA from the Leptospira congkakensis genome contains:
- a CDS encoding APC family permease, whose protein sequence is MGLTEKKSNLSLFSLVCMAIGLTIGGGIFVLTGVLARDHAAHLPYFYLLASLPMFFIIFPVAVLGRYFPTNGGIYFYPSRMLSPRFAFLITWIFLSTASFGQIPLFTLACSDILLQIFPVGSKDLWAFGVLTIFFLLNVSGIKPVLFVQNALVSILVFLLGYSIFRIVDFHHLTYVKTDSLPEILPGLEMISLLCFTYFGSNAIIELGKETGKPKHLLKAFLWAFPIVVLIYFSFSFAISSISHGDLTLPPSDYLFNLIRSRLTPVEFKLFLLGGPLLAVVTSLNGIFLIQTKSLIGLVQDGWFPHLKKESQTISYTKIFTILYILSALGLFLRWNLETLATYSTVGWFFVILAQLISIFPAKQILKENGYFPKLFFKNSFIQITIIGITLATILTSILLYRLHQDGKLLGLVFVTGFGIIYLYLISKYKGYNPTKETELKREILTLYLESEDTND
- a CDS encoding M23 family metallopeptidase, producing the protein MAETYVTTAYERLQIAHLRWRKRLQKWISRSREKVSFVLIPNDEKAFVQIEISVGMLGFLFGLSLSLVLLSFGLLLYFSFFFDRNLSLEKKTETQLVSFLFYDLLSQDLKESVEELESTTESLNLLAWEEIPEKEMITQDYLLKEEFRKDASELDSNLLLFQQVVTTYTQFGVKLGNLVPNFQNAIDYLSMRESIFYSMPRGRPLKPGVGVVTSTFGYRSDPFGILPVGESHSGIDFAAGEGTPIYATGPGIIAVDTAVGGLGKSVRINHENGFFTLYGHCSLILVNPGDRVKRGDKIALVGQTGKATGAHVHYEVRIGLDSPLDPEEYINLD
- a CDS encoding carboxymuconolactone decarboxylase family protein; translated protein: MTRVSLTEYESSPEEIKKEYDYQIKKNGRITNMKRTLLHSLPSYKAYMEWYVLKEELVPFLEERPFTIFAHALSAETDCLICSTFFRKIIFDWGENPDTIEFNELENLLVDFAREIVKNSNQVSDSVFNRLKLKFDEKQIVLLTAFAGIMIATNIFNNVLKIPLDEILKPFTKKGVHHHG
- a CDS encoding mycofactocin-coupled SDR family oxidoreductase — its product is MAKEFSNQVVFITGAAHGQGRETALAFAREGAKIAALDIAKPLAYPSYALGTNEELISLKKEIESLGSEAVILTADIRNAKEVESAVSETISKFGKIDILFNNAGICAYGYSHELTEEAWDSMIDINLKGAWVVGKFVIPVMIKQKSGVIINNSSIAGLRGMNRLSHYAASKWGLTGLSKSWAIELAQYGIRVNSLHPTGVNTPMNDGLAAMEGATPIEIAERSAGNLLPVPWVETEDVANAVLFLSSKKSRYITGSEFVLDAGLLTR
- a CDS encoding DoxX family protein, whose translation is MFDYLFSTSGDIIPLILRITAFVVIFPHGAQKLLGWFGGYGFKGTYGFFTGQLKFPGILAVLIILGESFGSVLLLVGFLTKFAAASIAIIMIGAAVLAHRQNGFFINWNGNQKGEGYEFHILAAGLLIALVVGGAGVYSVDFNLIGKF